A single Mus caroli chromosome 15, CAROLI_EIJ_v1.1, whole genome shotgun sequence DNA region contains:
- the Pick1 gene encoding PRKCA-binding protein: protein MFADLDYDIEEDKLGIPTVPGKVTLQKDAQNLIGISIGGGAQYCPCLYIVQVFDNTPAALDGTVAAGDEITGVNGRSIKGKTKVEVAKMIQEVKGEVTIHYNKLQADPKQGMSLDIVLKKVKHRLVENMSSGTADALGLSRAILCNDGLVKRLEELERTAELYKGMTEHTKNLLRAFYELSQTHRAFGDVFSVIGVREPQPAASEAFVKFADAHRSIEKFGIRLLKTIKPMLTDLNTYLNKAIPDTRLTIKKYLDVKFEYLSYCLKVKEMDDEEYSCIALGEPLYRVSTGNYEYRLILRCRQEARARFSQMRKDVLEKMELLDQKHVQDIVFQLQRFVSTMSKYYNDCYAVLRDADVFPIEVDLAHTTLAYGPNQGSFTDGEDEDEEEEDGAAREVSKDACGATGPTDKGGSWCDS, encoded by the exons ATGTTTGCAGACTTAGACTATGACATCGAGGAGGATAAATT agGAATCCCCACTGTGCCTGGGAAGGTCACCCTACAGAAGGATGCCCAGAACCTGATTGGGATCAGCATCGGAGGAGGGGCCCAATACTGTCCTTGTCTCTATATCGTCCAG GTATTTGATAACACGCCTGCAGCCTTGGACGGCACTGTGGCAGCTGGTGACGAGATCACTGGGGTCAATGGCAGATCAATCAAAGGAAAAACCAAGGTAGAGGTGGCGAAGATGATTCAGGAAGTGAAG GGGGAGGTGACCATCCATTACAACAAGCTGCAGGCGGACCCTAAGCAGGGCATGTCCCTGGACATTG TGTTGAAGAAAGTCAAGCACCGGCTGGTAGAAAACATGAGTTCAGGCACAGCTGATGCCCTGGGCCTAAGTCGCGCCATCCTGTGTAACG ATGGCTTGGTAAAGCGGCTGGAGGAGCTGGAACGCACTGCTGAGCTGTACAAAG GGATGACGGAACACACCAAGAATCTCCTACGGGCCTTTTATGAGCTGTCGCAGACCCACCGGG CCTTTGGGGACGTGTTCTCTGTGATTGGGGTGCGGGAGCCGCAGCCAGCAGCAAGTGAAGCATTTGTGAAGTTTGCTGACGCACACCGCAGCATTGAGAAGTTCGGCATTCGGCTACTGAAAACCATCAAACCG ATGCTGACGGACCTGAACACGTACCTCAATAAAGCCATCCCTGATACACGCCTCACCATCAAGAAGTACCTGGATGTGAAGTTTGAGTACCTG TCGTACTGTCTAAAGGTGAAGGAGATGGATGACGAGGAATACAGCTGCATT GCCCTAGGCGAGCCACTATACCGAGTGAGCACAGGCAACTATGAGTACCGCCTCATTCTACGCTGCCGCCAGGAGGCTCGAGCCCGCTTCTCCCAGATGCGCAAAGATGTGCTGGAGAAGATGGAGCTGCTGGACCAGAAGCACG TCCAGGACATCGTGTTCCAGCTGCAGCGCTTCGTATCCACCATGTCCAAGTACTATAATGACTGCTATGCAGTGCTGCGGGACGCCGACGTCTTCCCCATTGAGGTGGACCTGGCACACACCACGCTAGCCTATGGCCCTAACCAAGGCAGCTTCACTGATGgagaggatgaggatgaagaggaagaggatggggcAGCTAGGGAAGTGTCCAAGGACGCATGTGGGGCCACTGGGCCTACGGACAAGGGCGGAAGCTGGTGTGACTCCTGA
- the Slc16a8 gene encoding monocarboxylate transporter 3 — MGAGGPRRGAGPPDGGWGWVVLGACFVVTGFAYGFPKAVSVFFQELKRDFGAGYSDTAWVSSIMLAMLYGTGPLSSILVTRFGCRPVMLAGGLLASAGMILASFASRLLELYLTAGVLTGLGLALNFQPSLIMLGLYFERRRPLANGLAAAGSPVFLSMLSPLGQLLGERFGWRGGFLLFGGLLLHCCACGAVMRPPPGPPPRRDPSPHGGPARRRRLLDVTVCTDRAFVVYVVTKFLMALGLFVPAILLVNYAKDAGVPDAEAAFLLSIVGFVDIVARPACGALAGLGRLRPHVPYLFSLALLANGLTDLISARARSYGTLVAFCIAFGLSYGMVGALQFEVLMATVGAPRFPSALGLVLLVEAVAVLIGPPSAGRLVDALKNYEIIFYLAGSEVALAGVFMAVTTYCCLRCSKDISSGLSAEGGTSDPEDVEAERDSEPMPASTEEPGSLEALEVLSPRAGSPEQEPEEEGVPELDHESMGGHEARGQKA; from the exons atggGTGCTGGCGGTCCGAGGCGGGGTGCTGGCCCTCCGGATGGTGGCTGGGGCTGGGTGGTGCTGGGCGCCTGCTTCGTGGTCACCGGCTTCGCCTATGGCTTCCCTAAGGCTGTGAGCGTCTTCTTCCAAGAGCTCAAGCGCGACTTTGGGGCAGGTTACAGTGACACAGCCTGGGTGTCCTCCATCATGTTGGCCATGCTCTACGGCACGG GCCCCTTGTCCAGCATCCTCGTGACTCGCTTTGGCTGTCGCCCCGTGATGCTGGCTGGTGGACTGCTGGCTTCAGCAGGCATGATTCTGGCTTCCTTTGCCTCGCGTCTCCTGGAGCTGTACCTGACAGCTGGGGTGCTCACAG GCCTGGGCCTAGCTCTCAACTTCCAGCCGTCGCTCATCATGCTGGGACTCTACTTCGAGCGGCGACGGCCCCTGGCCAACGGGCTGGCAGCGGCGGGCAGTCCCGTGTTTCTGTCCATGCTGTCGCCGCTCGGGCAGCTGCTGGGGGAGCGCTTCGGCTGGCGTGGCGGCTTCCTGCTGTTTGGCGGCCTCCTGCTGCACTGTTGCGCCTGTGGGGCCGTCATGCGTCCGCCCCCTGGACCCCCGCCGCGCCGAGACCCCTCGCCCCACGGTGGCCCGGCTCGCCGCCGGCGGCTGCTGGACGTGACAGTGTGCACCGACCGTGCTTTCGTGGTGTACGTGGTCACCAAGTTCCTGATGGCACTCGGGCTTTTTGTGCCGGCCATCCTGCTGGTGAACTACGCCAAGGACGCGGGCGTGCCTGACGCCGAGGCCGCCTTCTTGCTGTCCATCGTGGGCTTCGTGGACATCGTGGCACGACCGGCGTGTGGTGCTTTGGCGGGTCTGGGGCGCCTGAGACCCCACGTCCCTTACCTCTTTAGCCTGGCCCTGTTGGCCAATGGGCTCACGGACCTGATTAGCGCGCGTGCGCGCTCCTACGGCACCCTCGTGGCTTTCTGCATTGCCTTCGGCCTGTCCTATGGCATGGTGGGCGCACTGCAGTTTGAGGTGCTCATGGCAACCGTGGGTGCGCCCCGCTTCCCTAGTGCATTGGGCCTAGTGCTGCTCGTGGAGGCCGTGGCTGTGCTCATAGGACCGCCCTCTGCCG GCCGCCTGGTGGATGCTCTGAAGAACTATGAGATCATCTTCTACCTTGCTGGCTCGGAAGTGGCCTTGGCAGGAGTCTTCATGGCAGTTACCACCTACTGCTGTCTGCGCTGCTCTAAGGACATCTCATCAGGCCTATCTGCTGAGGGAGGAACCAGCGACCCAGAGGATGTGGAGGCTGAGAGGGACTCTGAGCCAATGCCTGCCAGCACTGAGGAGCCGGGCAGCCTTGAAGCTCTGGAGGTGCTGAGCCCCCGGGCTGGGTCCCCAGAACAAGAaccagaggaggagggagtgcCTGAGCTGGATCACGAGTCCATGGGTGGCCATGAGGCACGAGGCCAGAAGGCATGA